The Lactobacillus sp. ESL0680 genome has a segment encoding these proteins:
- a CDS encoding pectate lyase-like adhesive domain-containing protein has translation MVGKNNFDAKSRKAESQSKHERFSIRKLSMGATSVLLGVTFMGLGSQTTKADTIVTPAQTDEATTNQNTVDSADKAVKKADLTSYKGLTSYLNNKSDNKKAAKTATASQEQVTVKEQAADVKQDESTATTATKSTAVSAQDDSKAAKTTKASTDSDSNVDIAAPAATDSAATAAVAKPAEATDTAASKTDVTDQANVPVTKAADPTVGPQAIGSVRQVTTWQEFVTALQDATVGEIDLENDIASNNSSGKADVNFPERKILIQSDPAKNKRFILDLHYSGPRPNDGSTDAANRGTTDLTYRNLSIYTQSYYGLDNTVDGTITPCKLTLDNIDFVGSQVTYSGRNCDIYIKNTVTADAVQSYVGPLDGKTYTCDGGGQQLFELYQPGQNLIFTKDCKFVGSSSDGNVLELDQGSATTDANGRSQTNNILIDSGADVTLNPRKDPGTNADIAQNTVKASGIFVNNGEGSVTVNKRAKLTINVGTPDYTGGLDMHRSAAIMLTSKTGNNAKLIDNGTIDINTNGDISNSTGGATRAGSLIFDQGSLLVGPGASLNIYGKNMQDYTGTLVYITGKADLNNGSLHIELQDDPKHPGDNAYGAGTKPITLLDVSSSAALTVNNPNELVLNASKNTAAGTSIIGDSAINIKNVRQVFDFSSLYPGMKPVTLPPFHVLNVQKKTVGGKQTIGVNKISVLNGKQTISTQTLQTLQTDLAKPENASLVALFQKVFGQNYMAVLQNYATSKTPYDQIFSDIISSAFSDPTNPGYNNIRMVSPNEGGFLDIEDDNGVPGQASYHQNPNGSITISGKVDNFNYATDGPVQSDNLFSKLMNCGTDAYVKAQIRGQSGIISDPANPVADPYANTNDVLSDLNHVYSAKTSPDGTFSITIPAGTTGLFSGAAIDLTPEANFIGYDPEIPDKMATVYLGNIMDLKQMKAATEKDLDAGLDSATARVKGSGLSVADQTPHLDKIQKAHDDAIYYIDNATDFETINYQYTKALDVYNHEAAKSELEAYANNCITVLNITDTSVRQQIADEVKAGDGYIDSQHGSTRTEAKTDYSAINQARDTYTNQVLNICKSWLNGLLKEQGTNAKAELDKHPEITNASDLKGLIDDTISIASQSITMATSADKLNTIYQDSKSKIASFSSAKLNAQLKREATTNIKNKWVTARTSLMKLTKLTVSHKATYQSQLTSALTAGISAVNAATTDTEITTAYNDFSAKVDAIIAAATAENNQ, from the coding sequence ATGGTAGGGAAAAATAATTTTGATGCGAAAAGTAGAAAAGCTGAATCGCAATCAAAACATGAGCGTTTTTCAATTAGAAAATTAAGCATGGGTGCAACATCTGTTTTATTGGGTGTAACATTTATGGGTCTTGGTAGTCAGACTACTAAAGCTGATACAATTGTGACACCTGCACAAACAGATGAGGCTACTACTAATCAAAATACGGTCGATTCAGCTGATAAAGCAGTTAAAAAGGCCGATCTTACTAGTTATAAAGGCTTAACGTCTTATTTGAATAACAAGTCAGATAATAAAAAAGCTGCTAAAACTGCTACTGCAAGTCAAGAACAAGTAACAGTAAAAGAACAGGCAGCTGATGTTAAGCAAGACGAATCAACTGCTACTACTGCAACTAAATCAACTGCTGTTTCAGCACAAGATGATTCTAAGGCTGCTAAGACAACAAAAGCTTCAACAGATTCTGATTCTAATGTAGACATTGCTGCACCAGCAGCCACAGATTCTGCAGCTACTGCAGCAGTTGCTAAGCCAGCTGAAGCAACAGATACAGCTGCATCAAAAACTGATGTTACTGATCAAGCTAACGTTCCTGTAACTAAGGCAGCTGATCCAACTGTTGGTCCCCAAGCGATTGGTTCTGTAAGACAAGTAACTACGTGGCAAGAATTTGTAACTGCACTTCAAGATGCAACGGTTGGCGAAATCGATCTTGAAAATGATATTGCTTCTAACAATTCTAGTGGTAAAGCAGATGTCAACTTCCCAGAGCGTAAGATTTTGATTCAATCAGATCCAGCTAAGAATAAACGCTTTATTCTTGATTTGCACTATTCAGGTCCTAGACCTAATGATGGCTCAACAGATGCTGCTAATCGGGGTACAACTGATTTAACTTATCGTAACTTGAGTATTTATACTCAAAGTTACTACGGACTTGATAATACCGTTGATGGTACTATAACACCATGTAAGTTAACGCTTGATAATATTGACTTCGTTGGTTCACAGGTTACTTATAGTGGCCGGAATTGTGATATTTATATTAAGAATACGGTTACTGCTGATGCCGTACAATCATATGTTGGACCACTTGATGGTAAGACATATACTTGTGATGGCGGTGGACAACAGTTATTTGAACTTTACCAACCAGGGCAAAACTTGATTTTCACTAAGGATTGTAAGTTTGTTGGTTCTTCAAGTGATGGTAACGTGCTTGAACTGGATCAGGGTAGTGCTACTACTGATGCTAATGGTAGATCACAGACAAATAATATCTTAATTGATAGTGGTGCAGATGTAACTCTGAATCCTCGTAAAGATCCTGGTACTAACGCTGATATTGCTCAAAATACTGTTAAAGCCAGTGGAATTTTCGTTAATAATGGTGAAGGTTCTGTTACTGTTAATAAGCGGGCAAAATTAACTATTAATGTTGGTACGCCTGATTATACTGGTGGTTTAGATATGCACCGGTCAGCTGCGATTATGTTAACCAGTAAAACTGGTAATAATGCGAAGTTGATCGATAATGGTACGATTGACATTAATACTAATGGTGATATTTCAAACAGTACTGGTGGGGCTACTAGAGCAGGAAGTTTGATTTTCGATCAAGGTAGTTTATTAGTTGGTCCTGGTGCATCTCTTAATATATATGGTAAGAACATGCAAGACTATACCGGTACATTGGTTTACATTACTGGTAAAGCAGACCTGAATAACGGATCATTGCATATTGAATTGCAAGATGATCCTAAGCATCCGGGAGATAATGCATATGGTGCCGGTACCAAGCCGATTACTTTACTTGATGTTTCCAGCTCAGCTGCCTTAACTGTTAACAACCCAAATGAACTAGTCTTAAATGCTTCTAAGAATACGGCTGCAGGTACAAGTATCATTGGTGATAGTGCGATTAACATTAAAAATGTTCGTCAGGTATTTGACTTTAGTTCACTTTATCCAGGAATGAAGCCAGTTACTTTACCACCATTCCACGTTTTGAATGTTCAAAAGAAGACTGTTGGCGGTAAACAAACAATTGGTGTTAATAAGATTTCAGTTTTAAATGGCAAGCAAACAATTTCTACTCAGACGCTGCAAACTCTTCAAACTGATCTTGCTAAGCCAGAAAATGCATCTTTAGTAGCATTATTCCAAAAAGTATTTGGTCAAAATTATATGGCTGTATTGCAAAATTATGCTACTAGCAAAACACCATATGACCAAATCTTTAGTGATATAATTTCTTCAGCGTTCTCTGATCCAACTAACCCAGGCTATAACAATATTAGAATGGTATCACCTAATGAGGGTGGATTCTTGGATATTGAAGATGATAATGGCGTACCAGGTCAAGCCTCATATCATCAAAATCCTAATGGCTCAATTACAATTTCTGGGAAAGTAGATAACTTTAACTATGCTACAGATGGTCCAGTACAATCTGATAATTTGTTTAGTAAGTTAATGAACTGTGGTACAGATGCTTATGTTAAAGCGCAAATTAGAGGACAATCAGGAATTATTTCTGATCCTGCTAATCCAGTAGCTGACCCATATGCTAATACTAATGATGTCTTGTCAGATTTAAATCATGTTTATAGTGCTAAGACTAGTCCAGATGGTACGTTTAGTATCACAATTCCAGCAGGGACAACTGGATTATTCAGTGGTGCAGCAATTGACTTAACTCCAGAAGCTAACTTCATTGGTTATGACCCTGAAATCCCAGACAAGATGGCAACTGTTTACCTTGGTAATATCATGGACTTGAAGCAGATGAAGGCTGCTACTGAAAAAGACCTTGATGCTGGTTTGGATAGTGCAACAGCTCGTGTAAAGGGTTCTGGATTAAGTGTAGCTGATCAAACACCGCACTTAGACAAGATTCAAAAGGCTCATGATGATGCTATTTACTACATTGATAATGCAACTGACTTTGAGACGATTAACTATCAATATACAAAAGCATTAGATGTTTATAACCATGAAGCTGCTAAGTCTGAACTTGAAGCTTATGCTAATAATTGCATTACAGTATTGAATATTACGGATACAAGTGTTCGTCAACAGATTGCTGATGAAGTTAAAGCTGGTGATGGCTATATTGACAGCCAACATGGTAGTACAAGAACAGAAGCTAAGACAGATTACTCAGCAATTAATCAAGCTCGTGATACATATACCAATCAAGTACTTAATATATGTAAGTCATGGTTAAATGGCTTACTTAAAGAGCAAGGTACTAATGCTAAAGCAGAATTGGATAAGCATCCGGAAATAACCAATGCTAGTGATTTAAAAGGCTTGATTGATGATACTATTAGTATAGCTAGTCAAAGCATTACTATGGCTACTAGTGCTGATAAACTTAATACAATATATCAAGATAGTAAGAGTAAAATTGCAAGTTTTTCTTCGGCTAAGTTAAATGCTCAGCTTAAGCGAGAAGCAACGACTAATATTAAGAATAAATGGGTTACTGCCAGAACTAGTTTAATGAAACTCACTAAATTAACAGTTTCCCATAAAGCTACGTATCAGTCACAGTTAACTAGTGCCTTAACAGCAGGTATTTCAGCGGTTAATGCGGCAACAACGGATACGGAGATAACTACTGCTTATAATGATTTTTCGGCTAAAGTAGACGCAATTATTGCTGCTGCCACTGCAGAAAATAATCAATAG